Within Candidatus Rokuibacteriota bacterium, the genomic segment GCTTGCAGACCCGTCCAGGCGCGCTCCGAGGCGGCGGCCTCCACGAGCAAGTTCCGGAGCACGTCCCCGGGCTTGGCCTGCCCGAGGAGCTGATCGACCTTCGGGCGCTGGTAGAGCGGTTCCTCGGTGCCGAGGCCGCTCATGGCGGGGACGAAGACCGTCGTCAGGTGGGCGGCCCTCACGACCTCGGGGCTCGCGGCGGGGAGCGGCCGGACGTAGATCTGCTCGGTGCTGTCGGCAATCAGCTCCATGGCGACCGTCCAGCCGTCGAGGGCGCTCTGGATCTCGATCTCGAGACTTCCCCGGTAGTCCCGCTCCCTCCACAGGAGGTCGAAGGAGCGCAGGGGAACCGCGGAGAAGGCCTGGCGCGCGATGGGGGCCCTGGTGTAATAGCCCCCGTGGCGCTGGTAGTCGTTGAGCTGCTTCCATCGCTCGAGGGCCAGCGACCAGGCCGCGATGGCCTGGAGCACGGTAGTCTTCCCCGTGTTGTTCGGGCCGGCCAGCACCACGTGCCCGGGCAGGACGAACTCGACGTCGCCGAACCGCTTGAAGCGGCGCAGACCGACGCGGTGGATCACGCCCCGGCGTCCGTCAGGCGCTTCACGACGAGCAGCTCGTTGCCCCGGTCGTCGATGACCTTGACCGCCACCTGCCCGTGCTCGCCCGCCTCGAAGGGCGCGCTCACAGTGCCGGCAAGATGCTCCCACACCGCGTCGTCGTACTCGCCGCGGAGCGCGCGCCGGAGGTCATCCCAGGCCCCGGTGCGTGGGAAGAAGGCCTGGCAGACGTGGAAGCAGAGGCCGTTGTAGTCGGTGTCGAGGAACCAGGCGGGCACGTCGGCCGCGTCCATGTGCTTGGCGCTCATCGTCGCCGGATCGAAGAGATTGAGCTTTGTCAGCTTGACCTCGTACCGCTTGTCCCGTAGCCGCCGAAGCTCCACGTCGGGCAGGCCGCACACGCTGAAGATCTGGCTCGACCGCATGTTCTTGAGGAGGTCGCCCATCACGAGATCGGGCGTGGCCTGCACGTAGCTGGCCGGCGGCAGCCCCATCTCGGCTGATCGTTCGATGAGCAGGCGCGCGTCCGGCTGGATGGCAAAGCCGATAGCGTAGAGGTGCATATAGCCCTTGAAGCTAGCTTCCTTCAGCGCCTCGTGTACAGCAAGCTGGGTGAGGCCACCATTCTCGGGCCCGAAGATCAGGGCCACGGGCCGCTCGTCGCCGTTGGCGACCACCGCCTCCGCTGACAGCGACAACGTCTTGGCCGGGGGGCGGACGTTCCGGAGGGTTACCGTCTTGCCGCCACCCACGTGGAGCACGGGCGACTTGCGGAGCACCTCCAGCATTCGGTCGACGAACGAGCCGTGCGCCTCCGCGTCGGCCGCTCCAGAGTCCGGCACCCCGTCCCCCTCCCAGTCCACAGGGGTCGGGATGGTCGCCTCGACGGTGAACGGCCCCGTCACCCGAACAATGCCGCCGTCCACCTCCGGCCGGTCGACGAGCACCTCCTCGTCGGGCGGCTCGTTGTTGGCGATGCTCTTTAGGGTCACGTGCGGGACGACGCCGCCAACCTCCTCGCCCTTCCGGTTCTGCTTGCGGGCGTAGACGAATCCGCCCACGGGCCCCCGCGCGTGGTCCTTCAGCTGGTAGTAGGGGAAGGTCGCCGTGAGCAGCCGCTGACGGGCGAGGGTCAGCGGCACCCGGCTCGTGTCGACCGTGATCCACCGCCTGCCCCACTGTTCGGCGACGTAAGCCGTCGTGCCGCTGCCACAGGTAGGATCAAGCACGAGGTCACCGGGATCAGTTGCCATCAGGACGCAGCGCCGAACAACTTCTTCGCTCGTCTGGACGACGTAGACCTGATCACGCGCGCCTGCAGTGTCCTCCCAGGTGCTTGTCAGCTTCCGAAGGCGATAGTCGTCCAAGTAAAGCACGTAGCGGAGGTAATTGCCCTCAGCCTCGATCCTATTGGCGTCGACAAGGGTCCGCATTGCCTCAGGGCTTGACGGGTAGCACTGGCCGGGAGGTGGCCACCATTCCTTTCCTCTCCAGAGGACAGGAAAGACGCCAGACCGGCTGAAAGTCGGAGGCCACATCGACACAAGGCGGAAGATTCGCGCGCCGTTGGGCAGAAAGGCATGGGAGTTCATCTGCTCTTTCGTCATGGGATGGCGGCTTCCGTCTGAAAGCTCATACCACTTCCAATGGAAATCCCCTTCAACGGATTGTTCCTTGTAGAGCTGTCGATAACGAGAGGGCAGCCGGCTGACATCTCGGCCGTACCAGAGCAGGAAATCCCCCATCGACTCGAGAAAAATAGATCCAAGCGGCATCGTCTTCTTCCGGAAGAAGATCGTGCTGAGGAAGTTGTCTGCCCCGAACACCTCGTCCATCAGCTCCCGCACGTGGTGCAGGTTCTCGTCGCTGATCTGGACGAAGATGCTGCCCGTGGGGGCCAGCAGCTCGCGGCAGAGGAGCAGGCGGTCCCGCATGTAGGTCAGGTACGAGTGCAGGCCCAGCTCCCAGGTGTCCCGGTAGGCCTTGACCATCTCGGGCTCGCGCGTCATGTCGGCGTCGTCGTTGTGGCTCACGTCGCGGCGGCGGACGAAGGGCTGGAAGTTGGAGCCGAACTTCACGCCATAGGGCGGGTCCATGTAGATCATCTGGACCTGGCCGCCGAGCCCCTCGTAGTGGAGGAGGGAGTTCATGACGACCAGCGAGTCGCCGAGGACGAGCCGGTTCACCCACTTGTCTGGGTACTCGTAGGCGCGGAGGGTCTGGTCCGTGATAGGGTGCTGTGGGTCGCCGAAGAGCTCGAACAGGGTCTGCTGCTTGTCCCGGCGGTGGCTGGTGAGCGTCTCGACGATGGCCTTGGTCGATAGACGCTCGTGGATGAAGAGCGGCAGCGTGGGCACGTCGAAGGACAGGCGCTCGGCCTTGCCCGCCCAGTCGAGGAAGGGCTTGCCCAGGCGGCGGAGGTGCTCGACGGCCTCGTGAAGCGAGCCGACGGAGAGGAGCACGGTGCCGTCGGCCGCCTTGAGCTCGCGCGGCCGGTCGAAGGCATGGGGCGGCGGGAGGGCAGCGGCTTCCTGGATGAGCCGCAGGAGCCACTCGCCGACCTCCCGGGCAGGGTTCTGTCCGTCCCAGTTCAGCGCGGGGGCGAGCGAGGAGTCGTAGCGGTAGGTCGCCGGCGGTTTCTTCTTCCTGAACTGGGGCTGCGTCCCGATCTCGGGACGCATGGGGCTGGTGGCCTCGTAGTGGCGGTAGTTCTCCGCGACCCGGCCGGGGTTTTCCCCGCCGGCCCCGTCGCGCCGCGCGCGCCTCACCGCCATGGAACGCCCTTTCCCGGCGCTACCCCTGCGGCTCCCCGGCTTGGCTCCGCGACGCCTGTTCCTCACCCGGCCCTCCTCGCCAGCCCGGCGGCTGGCTCCGGCCCGAGTCTACCAGCAGGTGTGACAGGCGGGGTCATGGATCTCCGGGGCGGGATCGAGACTGGCCCCAGCCCGCGATCTCTCCAGGAGGATCCGGGGGCGGGGCCCTGGTCCCCTATGGGCCCGGCCCTCCATGGGTTGCAGCGAGGTGCCGGACTGGGACCGGCCAGCAGGGGCAGCGCTCAGCCAGCCCCAGTGTTTACTCCCAGGGCATCGCGTACCACGAGGTGAATTCCTGGATCGAGCTGTCGAGGATGCTGTACTCGTCGCCTCGTGCATTCACGCGCCTCCCGGCCACCTTCGCGTCGCGAAAAAGGCCGGCGATTAGATCGCCAATCTGATCCGCCGCCTGCTCCGGATCGGCTTCCTCCGCTGCCCCGATGAGTGAAGCAGCCGCTGAGCATTCCGGCGCGTCCTCGCCAAACCTTGCCACCGCGACGTCCACTGCATGCCGAAGCATGCCGGCCACGAGGATCGAGAGGCGGTGCG encodes:
- a CDS encoding site-specific DNA-methyltransferase, which gives rise to MAVRRARRDGAGGENPGRVAENYRHYEATSPMRPEIGTQPQFRKKKPPATYRYDSSLAPALNWDGQNPAREVGEWLLRLIQEAAALPPPHAFDRPRELKAADGTVLLSVGSLHEAVEHLRRLGKPFLDWAGKAERLSFDVPTLPLFIHERLSTKAIVETLTSHRRDKQQTLFELFGDPQHPITDQTLRAYEYPDKWVNRLVLGDSLVVMNSLLHYEGLGGQVQMIYMDPPYGVKFGSNFQPFVRRRDVSHNDDADMTREPEMVKAYRDTWELGLHSYLTYMRDRLLLCRELLAPTGSIFVQISDENLHHVRELMDEVFGADNFLSTIFFRKKTMPLGSIFLESMGDFLLWYGRDVSRLPSRYRQLYKEQSVEGDFHWKWYELSDGSRHPMTKEQMNSHAFLPNGARIFRLVSMWPPTFSRSGVFPVLWRGKEWWPPPGQCYPSSPEAMRTLVDANRIEAEGNYLRYVLYLDDYRLRKLTSTWEDTAGARDQVYVVQTSEEVVRRCVLMATDPGDLVLDPTCGSGTTAYVAEQWGRRWITVDTSRVPLTLARQRLLTATFPYYQLKDHARGPVGGFVYARKQNRKGEEVGGVVPHVTLKSIANNEPPDEEVLVDRPEVDGGIVRVTGPFTVEATIPTPVDWEGDGVPDSGAADAEAHGSFVDRMLEVLRKSPVLHVGGGKTVTLRNVRPPAKTLSLSAEAVVANGDERPVALIFGPENGGLTQLAVHEALKEASFKGYMHLYAIGFAIQPDARLLIERSAEMGLPPASYVQATPDLVMGDLLKNMRSSQIFSVCGLPDVELRRLRDKRYEVKLTKLNLFDPATMSAKHMDAADVPAWFLDTDYNGLCFHVCQAFFPRTGAWDDLRRALRGEYDDAVWEHLAGTVSAPFEAGEHGQVAVKVIDDRGNELLVVKRLTDAGA